Below is a window of Jonesiaceae bacterium BS-20 DNA.
ACTCGGGGCCGTACTACGTCGATGAGGACACTCAAGCCGTCACCCATATGATGACCGTTTCGCTGCTGCCAAACTGGATTGGCCAGATGCAAAGTCGCGTGCTCAAGGTGGACCACGAACGGCTCATCATGAGTTCCGTGGCCCGGTTGTCCTCCGGCCGGGTGGGCCTGCCGCGTATCGAGTGGCGCCGGGCGCAACCCAACTCTGCTAGCTAGGCACCATGAAGCTGGCTCAGCACCGCGAAGGCGTCGATTCGGGTCTAGATCGCACCCTTTGGCGTTCTCGCGTACCAGATAGAGCGTCAAGCAGGTTCGGCCTCGACCAGAATCGTCACCGGCCCATCGTTAACCAGTTCGACTTGCATGTCCGCCCCAAATACTCCCGTGCCGACTTCAATGCCTCGGTCCCGCAGGGCAGCAACAACGAGGTCAACCAACGGCTGTGCCACCGGGCCGGGTGCCGCCCCGTTCCATGACGGACGGCGTCCCTTCTTCACATCCGCGTACAGGGTGAACTGGCTGACCACGATGACGGGTGCGCCAACATCACTGACCGACTTTTCATCGTCTAATAGTCGCAGTTCAGCGATCTTACGGGCAATCGTGGCAACTTCAGTTGGCCCATCGCCGTGGGTCACCCCAACGAGGGCAACCAGACCCTGCCGGTCAAACTTTGAAATGACCTGACCGTCAACCGTGACACTAGCTCGGGCAGCTCGTTGCAATAGTGCGCGCATGACCTACCACCCTGACTTATTATTGCGATTGCTACGGTTGGAGCCACCACGATAGTGGCGTACGGCCGGGCGGACATCGGCCATATAAATAAACGCCGGGATCGCAATGAATAGCGCGGTGTACCCTAACGTGCCGTTGCCTAGCGGTGGGCGCAGCCCAAGGAACCCAATCACCGCGCTGAGCGCGGTCAGCAGCAGCCAAAAGTTCTTGGTCCGCTTACCAGCGCTCAAGAACGCTTGTGGTTGCCGGCTCAGGCAGTCAATAAGAGCCCAAACCTCAACTATGAAGCAGACCGTTGTAAGGACAAACAAGACGCCGCCCTGCATAAAACCAATCATGTTCCCACCCTAACCGGGGTCCGTATCTGGCCGTAAATTCTTGGGCCCACCATGTGCCCAATCGAATAACTACTCACGCCGTATTTTGGTTCCACGTGGTAGACCTGGGCAAGTTTACATCTCAGCAAGCGCGTCACGGGCGTCTTGAGCTTCCATACCCGCAGCTTCAGCCAGGTCCACCACGGCCGAGCGCAGGACCAGAATCAAGGCCTGCGCGTGCCAGTACTCTTCGCCGATAGGTCCCGGGCTGGTGCGGGCCGCGACGGATCGTAGTAGCTCGCGGGCCACTTTGGGATCTTGGCCCAGCAAAAGCGCGTTACCGAGTTCAAGGGAAGCCAACGCAAACTCATCGAGTAGGTCAGCAACAAAAGCTGAACGGGCCGTCACCGGTGTGCTTGACGCGCGGCGCGCGACCACCCGCACGGACCGGATCGCCCTATCCACCAGCACCATTGTCCGGTTCAGGGAGGCTAACTCACTGCGATACTTGCGGGCCGATGCCGCAATCTGGGCCGTTTCAATGGCCGCGTCAATCTCCGATTGGAAATCGTCAATCACGCCTTGGCTGGCTCGTCCTCGATTTACTGCGAAGGACGAATCCTCCGGATTACCGCTCCGCAGAGCGGCAGCGGTGAGTTCCAGGGTCCGCGCGAGCTGCACGGTCGCCGCTTGCGCTGTTGCTCGCAGGTTGTGCCGCGGATCGATTGGGGTCACCGCGGCAACGATTGTGGCAACAACCGCCCCCACGAGCGCATCGGTCCAACGGCTAAACCCGCCTTCGAACTGCGAGCCAAGCGCAGCTGCGGGGAGCCCTACCATGACGATTCCTTGAACAGCTGCTTGGGAGGCCAGCAGGGCACCGGAGTCAATGTACCGGGCCATCATGACCGCACAGAACAGCACAAAACCAATCTGCCACGGTCCGGCGCCTACCCAGATGGCAAACGTCTCCCCGAGCGCCACGCCAAGGGAAACACCAATGCCCATCTCGGCTACCCTGCGGACCGAACGCTCATGGGTGTATCCCAAACAGGCCCACACCGCGACCGGAGCAAAGAACGGAAACTCGTGCCCCAAAACCAGTCCGGCGGCCCAAAATGAGATACCCGCGGCGACGGAAGCAATCAGCAGCGGCACAAACGCCCGGCGCATGCGAGCGAAACCCTGGCGGTTGCGAATCCGAATCCGCTTGCGGGTACGTTCCACCACGGTGGTGATCCTACGTTGGGGCATGCATCCTCTGTTCAAGTACTAATTATCTACTGCCCCAATTTAAGCGGACTTTTAGAGGAAGTTCCCCATCGCTCCACTCAGGTTCGAGTTCTTACTCCGTGCCTCACGTGAAGTGCTGCCTCGAGCGCCGGGACGATCAACGGACGTCCCCTCGGATGGGACAATAACTTCTTGGCCCCCCGCTACGTCTTCACCGTCACAGGATACGAGAACGTCGGCCTCAGTGTCGGCATTGCGCTTCACCAATGCGAGGGCGATCGGTCCCATTTCATGGTGACGAGCAACGCTGGTGACATGTCCAATAACCCGTTCATCAAGGTTTACCTCGGCACCGATCTCCGGCAAAATATGGCCGGATCCGTCAAGGTGCAGCATGACGAGGCGGCGCGGTGGCCGGCCCAGGTTATGCACACGAGCTACGGTTTCTTGTCCGCGGTAGCAGCCTTTATGCAGGTGGACTGCGGTACGTAGCCAGTCAAGTTCATGTGGAATCGACTTATGGTCGACGTCGAGGACCAAGCGCGGACGCCAAGCTTCAATGCGTAGTGCCTCTGAAGCCCAGGTTCCCGCAAGGGTCCATCCCGACGCTTCCCGTTCTTTCACCTGAGCGGCTAGCTCGGCGCGCGGCACCAATACTAAACGCCACGGGCGCATAGCTCCCGGGTGTTCATCCTCGGCAATGCCGTAGCGGGTTCCCCCCTCACCCACGTGAGGCCAGGGGTCGCGCCAGGTAATTGTTTCGCCCTCAGTGCCCTCTGCGTTGATGGGCTCCCCCAGAGTCGCCCACTGCTCAGTAACGTTGGCGATCTCAACGCGCAGCATGAACTTCATCTTGGTGAGCCAGGCAGCCAGGCCTTCGGCCCGTCCGGGTTCGGTTATGAGCCAGGTAGTTTCCCCGTCGTCGACAACACCGGCGCTGTGCTCAATGTGCCCTTGGGCGTCGAGCAAGAGCAATTCCGTGGACGTCCGCGGGGCCAAGTTGGTGAGGTCAGCGCTCGTGAGCGAGTGCAGCCAACTAAGGCGGTCCGGTCCGGATACGGTCACAACTTCGTAGTGCGACAGATCAACTACCCCAGCGCCGCGGGCAAGAGCCCGCTGCTCAGCGGTGGGGTCCCCGTAGTGCCAAGCAACCCCGCTGTCTACTCCGGCTCCAGCAACGGCTCCGTGCCGGCTCAGAAGTGGACTGATATAGGCTTGCTCAGGCATGTTATTCCTTTTCTACCCGCGCTAACTGCGCAGAAACATATGACTGCAGGGGGTTGCCAAAGGCCGCGATGGAGTGAACCCACATCAGCTCTCCGGCAACATTTCCATACATGCGACTGGACGCGCTTACCTCGGCACCTGTTGTGGTGCGGGCAATGACGTCACTGACCAGGTCGACTCGACCGTCGCCGGCCGCACCAATGTAGACGGTGACCCGTCCAGCTGGATCAGCCAGTAGTACCTCTAGCGAAGTTTGGCCCTCTTTTATTCCCTCATGGGGTTCGGGGGCCACTCGCCAGTATCCTGTTTCCGTAGACCAAACGTGTGGTTCCCCAGAACCGTCGCCCAATGATTTGATCGTTGAGACGTAGCGTAGGTAGGGGCCACCATCGTGATCGAAGGTGATTTCCTGGGTAAGAACTGCCTTGTCAATACCCGGGTATTCCAGCACCCCCTCGCCGCGCCACGTGCCAACCAACCAGGCCAGCGGGTACAACTCCGGTGCTATATCCTGCGGAAATTCAAAAGCCACAGTTATTTTTGTCCCTTAAACAACTTGTAAACCACGTAGCCGGCAAACCAAGTTACGGCCACAACGGTTGCGATCAGAAGACCCGTGAAGAAGATTTCTAGTACTTTGACGTCGACATCCATGGTCCTATGATACCTGCGATATCTTGAAGGCTAGGTATTGCCTAAAGCAAATTACGTCTCACAATGAAATGGTTGGTTGCCTCGTGTCCACGCAAACCCTCGTTATCAAGTCAACTGCGGGCTTTAACGCTCCGGAAACCACCAACCAGGCGTTTACCGTTGCCGCTGCTGCGATTGCCGCTGGAGTCGATGTGTCCGTGTGGCTCACCGGTGATTCCGCGTTTCTTGGTTTGCCCGGACGCGCTCAAGAGATTGAGTTGGAGCACGCGGCGGATCTTGCTGATCTGATTGAGATCGTTGTTTCTGCCGGCCAGCTCACGGTCTGCACCCAGTGCGCGGTACGGCGTGGGATCGATCAAGAAGATCTGCTGCCCGGTGTGCGTATTGCCGGGGCTCCAGCATTTGTTGAAGAAGTCATGGCCCCGGGCGCAAAGGCATTGGTGTACTAGCACCTTCCAACAACCACCGGCCCACCGAGTTCAAAGACCAAACGGCTTAAAAGACCAACCGCCCGGCTACGTACACCAAGACACCAAGTGCCAGAATCGGGAGCACAATCATGCTCGCCGCCGACCTACGGTTGGTCAGCTCGGGCAAGCGGTGAACCAGCGCGTGCAACGCGCTAATGACCAGTCCGGCAAGCGCTCCCTGCAATAGCCCAGTCAGTAGCGTGGTTGCACCTAGGAAGTGGGCCGTAACCACACCGGCCGCGGTTCCAAGCGCAAAGGTTGCCGCTACTACGAGCCAACGCGGTCCCTTGAGGGCTCCCGCCGCACTGGCCGCTGCCAGCGCCGCCGCACTGATCATGACAACCGCTAGGCCGTGCTCAATCCGAAACGCGGCCAACCAGCCGGCGCCACAAATCGTGACAACAATCCCGGTCACCGTCCCAAACAGGGAGTCAATCAGGTTGGTCCGCGGAACCGGACGCAGCATCTCATTGATGAACGCCAGAAACACACCAAACGCGAGGACTACTGGTAAAAACCGCAGCCAAGGCTCATTTTGGGTAAGCGCCACGCATGCGAGCGCACCAACCGCGGTCAAACTAACCACAAGGGTTGAACCGCCCCTCGACGGCAATTGCATGAGGCTGGACCAGCCGACCGCAAAGATGACGGCTAGGACCCCTAGAACTGCAACAAGTGGGACTTCGCCGATTGCGGCGCCAATCGCAACAGCAGCCGAGGCGGCCGCGGTCAATACGGCACGGGTTGTTAGGTTCACGCTTCCTAGTGTCCCAGATTCTGCGCGCGCACCGGTAATACGCGCGGACCGACGCGATTTGCCCGCGCGGACCTGTACCGTTAGGGGTGAGAAAACACGGAAGGGTCCCTTATGACAGAACTCCTGCTGTTGTCGCCTTCAGCGATTAGCGCGGCTGAAGTCCTGCCTGCTCTCCAATGGTTAGGGCACCACGTTTTGGTGCGCCCAATGGCAACGTTCTCGGTTACGCATTTGGGTCCGGCTCAGATAATTCTTCTCGATGCCCGGCAAGACTTGGCTCTTGCCCGCAAGACCGGTCAGTTGTTACGTACGGCGCAAGCCCCGGTCGCCCTGATCTTTGTCTTGACTGAGGGCGGTCTGCTTGCGGTGAGTCCGGACTGGGGCGGCGATGATTTCTTACTGACGGGCGCTAGTCCCGCAGAGGTCGAGGCTCGGTTGCGGCTGGCCCGCACACACGGCACCAATGAGTCAGCTGCCGATGCACCCGAGGAACTTGCCACCGGCGAGTTGTTTATTAATGCTTCGAGTTACACCGCCCGACTCCGCGGTGCTCCCCTGGACCTGACCTATAAGGAATTTGAGCTACTCAAGTACCTCATGGCCCACCCGGGCCGCGTTTTTACGCGGACCCAGCTCTTGCAGGAGGTGTGGGGTTATGACTATTACGGCGGCACTCGGACCGTGGACGTGCACGTTCGCCGCCTTCGCGCCAAGTTGGGCGTCGAGTATGAACAGATCATTGGGACCGTTCGCAACGTGGGATACCGTTTTGATCCACCCGGCGAGAAACGCGCTCTGGACACTTCTATCCAACCCGTTGAGGTCTCCGAAGAGGATCGGATTCCGGGATAGCAAGGCTCATTGCCTACACTTGAGCCTGTGAACCACGATTACAGCGAAGTCCTGATTGACGGGCCCTGGCGCCACGAGTTTGTTTCCGCCAACGGCAGCCGTTTCCACGTTGCCCTTGCCGGACCGCAGGAGCGTACCGCCCCGCTCGTTGTCTTGCTGCACTCGTTTCCGCAATTTTGGTGGGCTTGGCGCCACCAGATTCCAGCACTTGCCGATGCCGGCTACCGCGTAGCCGCTATTGACATGCGCGGTTCCGGAGCTTCGGATAAGCCGCCACACGGCTATGACATTGCTACCCGCACGCGCGATGTGGCCGGAGTGATCCGCTCCCTTGGCGCAAAGTCGGCAACTATCATTGGGCACGGTCTTGGTGGTTCGACCGCTTGGGCGATGCCCACGTTGCAACCGGCGGTTACCCAAGCCGTTGGCGCGTTGAGCGCTCCCCACCCCGCTCGGCTACACACCTCACTCCAGCAGGCGATGACGCGCAAGGCCCGGGCCCAGATCGCCTACCTGCGTTTGCCCGTTGTTCCGGAACGCATGATCATTAAGGAAGATTTCCTTGAGGGCATCCTCAAAGAGTGGAGCGGAACGGACTGGTCCCCCGAGGTGCTAGAAACGTATCTGCATGCTTTGCGGATTCCCTTTGCCGCACACAATTCCCTTGAACAGCTACGCTGGTGCACCCGTCCGCTGAATTCAGCCGTGGGCAGGCGCTACCTATCTGCCGTGCGCTCACCGATCTCAGTTCCTGCGCTGCAGCTTCATGGCTCACGCGATGGCCTGTTCCGAGTCGAACACGCAACAACAGATTCCTCTGCGTTGTGCCTCAACTTACGTTCCGAGGTCGTTGGTACGGCCGGTCACTTCCTCGCTGAAGAAAAGCCGGAGCTGGTGAACTCGATTCTGCTTGACTGGCTTGGCACCCACACCCCCACCACTCCACAACCTCTCGCAGAGTAAGTCCACAGGGTTAGAGTTTAAGCAGCTTGGCGGCCTTATCCGGGTCGGTTTCGCCGTCTCCGTAGGACGGGCACCAGTTCGCTATGGGGCAGGCGCCACATGCGGGGCGGCGTGCAAAGCAAACCCGGCGTCCATGAAAGATGATGCGGTGCGAAAGCAACGTCCAGTCTTTCTTGGGGAATAGGTCTCCGACCGCGACTTCTACCTTGACCGGGTCGGTTTCGCTTGTCCATTGCCAACGTCGAACTAACCTACCCACGTGGGTGTCGACGGTAATGCCGGGAACTCCAAAGGCATCGCCAAGCACTACGTTTGCGGTCTTGCGCCCCACGCCCGGCAATTTAACCAGCTCGGCTTGTGTATTTGGCACTTCTCCACCGTGGTTGGTTACCAACTCCTGACCGATTCCCTGCAGGGCCCGCGCCTTAGGTCTGAAGAATCCGGTGGGCCGGATGATCTCTTCCAATTCATCGATGCTTGCCTCGGCATAGCCTTGGGCATCGGGAAAACGCGAAAACAGGTGGGGAGTGATAAGGTTGACGCTCTTGTCCGTGCTCTGCGCGGACAACACCGTTGCTACCAACAATTCAAGCGGAGTAGTGAAATCCAGTTCGCAATGAGCATCCGGGTGTAGTTCACCTAATTCTCGGTAAATCTTGCGAGCCCGGCGCACCAGCGCCGTACGGCTGGACTGATCTTGGACTGCCATGGTTCCTCCTTTGACCGGTCAACGGTGCGCATCTAGGATAGCCATACTGAGGGGCACAGTCCCTCAAGAGGGACTTAAGTTAAGAATTTTCCGGTCATTCGAGCCTGTTAATGCCAAAGTTACGGAAAACACACCGCAGGTTTGCTACATTAAAGACTGACTGTTTGAGTACTCGCCTGCCATAGGCACTGTTCAAACACTTATAGACCGGTACCGTGAAATTGCACACATTGTGCACGCCAACTGAGAAATACCGATTTCTCTTGCAAAGGAAGTGTCACGTGGACAACGAGAACGTAGTGCTCGCCGCCCCACTCTTCGCAACGATGGATGAGAGCGAACAGCGCGCACTCCTTTCATCGATGACCAAGGTGGAACTAAACCGTGGTGAAGTACTTTTCGATGAGGGTGAAAACGGCGAGAGCCTTTACATCATTGAAGAAGGAAAAATTAAGCTGGGCTCGAGCTCGGGCGATGGCCGGGAGAACCTCCTAGCTATTCTTGGCCCTGGTGAGATGTTCGGTGAACTCTCACTGTTCGATCCAGGCCCACGCTCCCTTGGAGCAAGCGCCGTGTCAGACTCTGTTCTGTACGAGCTTGAGCACTCCGCACTGGTAGCTGCAATCGAAGAGAACCCCGGTGTTGCTAAGCACCTGCTGACCGCGCTTGCCCGCCGCCTGCGCCGCACCAACGAGGCACTTGCTGACCTCGTATTCTCTGACGTTCCAGGCCGTGTTGCCAAGGCCCTGCTGGATCTTTCCAAGCGCTTTGGCGAGCGGGTCGATGAGGGCGTGCGCGTTGCTCACGACCTTACCCAGGAAGAACTCGCTCAGTTGGTAGGTGCTTCACGTGAAACCGTGAACAAGGCACTTGCTGATTTCGCTGGCCGTGGTTGGGTACGTCGTGAGGGTCGCGCAGTTGTTCTGCTTGACATCGACCGGTTGGCCCGTCGCGCCCGCTAGGGTGTAACAACTCTTTGGTTTAACAAGTCTGGCTCCCATTCGTCGAATGGGAGCCAGGCTTTTTGTTTGGGTACTAAATGTTCAAGCTAGTTTGATCAGGTGTTGCCAATGAGACGGATACTGCCGGGCTTAGCCCGCTTCGACCTCAACCACGATCTCAACTTCAACCGGGGCATCGAGAGGTAGCACCGCAACTCCAACAGCGCTGCGAGCGTGGATACCGGCGTCACCAAAGATCTCAACCAACACGTTGCTCGCACCGTTTATCACGGCGGGTTGCGCAGTGAAGTCCGGGTCGCTTGCAACGAAGCCAACGACCTTCAGGACACGGGTGATTTTGTCGACCCCGCCCACGAGCGCGCCAACGGCGGCGAGGGCGTTCAGAGCTGACACCCGAGCCAGCTCGGCCCCTTGTTCAACCGTGACGCTGGTAGGCGCTGAACCCAATTTTCCGGATGCTGCGAGTTTGCCATCAATAAAAGGCAGTTGCCCCGAAGTCCACACCTGGTTCCCGGTGCGTACGGCCGGCACATAACTAGCCACGGGGGCGGCGACAGCTGGCAATGTGATGCCTAGTTCTGCCAACCGGGATGTGACGTTCCCCATCAGTTCGATTCCAACGGGCGCTTCATGTAAGCAACGAGCCCGTTGCCGTCCGGTCCGGTAACTACCTGCACGAGTTCATAACCTTCCGAACCCCAGTTATCCAGAATCTGCTTGGTCGCGTGAATAATCAGCGGCACTGTTACGTATTCCCACTTTTGAGCCATAGCACAACCCTAGTACCCGCACCGCATTTTTCCCATCGCTTCCCGTCCCTCATGCGGAGAGATTGCGCACAGCCCACTATCACCTGTTTCTCAGTTACCAAATCCGCACAAAAACCCTTGATATTCAACGCCTTCAACCTCGGGATTACCGTATGGTAGTAACCATGTCGAATTCTGTCCCCGACTCGGTCAACTCCATGCCAGGCTCCAATTCACAGCAACCAGAAATCGTTGCGCTGAACCGTTCCCGGCACACACTCAACCCATTTCAACTGGTTGGGCTCGTCGCTGTCTTCCTCCTGCTCAGTATCTTGGGTGGTGTACTGACCGCAGGTCTAGTGGTTCCACTAGCCGCGGGCGCATCCGTAGGAACAAAGACGGTGACGGACACCTTCTACGAGTTGCCGACCATCTTGGACATCGATCAGCCGTCACAGTCCTCAAAGATCTACGCAAGCGACGGCAAGACGCTGTTGGCAAGCTACTACGCGGAGAACCGTTTGGTCGTTCCCCTCGAAGACATCTCCCCACACATGCAAAATGCTGTGGTTGCAACGGAGGACCAGCGCTTCTGGTCCCACGGCGGCGTTGACATTCGCGGAACGGCCCGCGCACTTGTCACCAACGTAGTAACGGACGATTCCTCCGGCCAGGGTGGGTCAACACTGACCCAGCAGTACGTCAAGAACGTTTTGATCAACAAGGCAACGCGCGAGAATGACATCGCTGCGATCAATGCGGCCCGTGAGGGCACCATGTCCCGTAAGGCACGGGAAGCCAAACTTGCCATCAACGTTGAGAAGTCCATGACCAAGGAAGAAATTCTCAATAACTACCTGAACATCGCTCCCTTTGGTTCCAAGGTGTATGGCGTGGAGACAGCCGCCAACTACTACTTTGGCAAGAGCGCCAAGGACCTGTCGATCGTTGAAGCCGCTACGATCGCCGGCATTACCCAGCGCCCTTCCCTGTATGACCCTTCGTTGAACCCAGAGAAGAACGAGACCCGTCGCAACATCGTGCTGGGGCTCATGTACCAGCAGGGCTACATCACCAAGGCTGAGTATGACGAGGCCATTGCGACCAAGGTTGAGGACACCCTCAACCTGCAAAAACTCACCAACGGTTGTGAAGGTGCGGGCCGCAACGGGTTCTTCTGTGACTACGTCACCAAGGTGATTATGTCTGACCCAGTCTTTGGTGAGACCGAGGAAGATCGCCTGTCCCTCCTGTACCGCGGTGGACTCGAGATTGTTACCACCTTGGATCTGAACCAGCAGAAGATCGCTTATGACACCCTGCGCGCAGACGTTCCGGTTGATAACAAGTACGGCATTGCCTCCGCGCTCAGCGCGATCGAACCGGGAACCGGCCAAATCAAGGTCATGACGCAGAACCGTGATTACCAAGCCGGTGCAATAGACAAAAAGGACTTGACCCGTACCGCGGTGAACTACAACACGGGTAACTCCATGGGTGGATCAAACGGATTCCAGCCGGGTTCTACGTTCAAAGTCTTTGTGCTGGCCGAGTGGCTGAAGAAGGGGCACACCCTCAATGAAACCGTCGACGCCACCAAGCGAACCTGGCGACAGAACTCATTTAACTCAAGTTGCGCAAGTTTTTCACGCAATTCAACTTACGCTCCTGGTAACTCCGACGGTTTAGGTACCGGACGCCGCTCAGCTCTGCAGGCCACCGCTACCTCCATTAACACCGCATACGTAGCGATGCTGTCCGAGTTGGATCTGTGCAATGTAGCTGACACCGCCCTTGCGGTGGGCTTTAAGCCTTCAGTCACAGTTACCGATCCTGACGTCGTCATACGTAATGGCATCAAGATCATCCCTTCCATGGTGCTCGGCTCCCAAGAAACAGCTCCGTTGGATATGGCCAACGCCTACGCCACCTTTGCCG
It encodes the following:
- the dtd gene encoding D-aminoacyl-tRNA deacylase, with translation MRALLQRAARASVTVDGQVISKFDRQGLVALVGVTHGDGPTEVATIARKIAELRLLDDEKSVSDVGAPVIVVSQFTLYADVKKGRRPSWNGAAPGPVAQPLVDLVVAALRDRGIEVGTGVFGADMQVELVNDGPVTILVEAEPA
- a CDS encoding DUF2516 family protein, producing the protein MIGFMQGGVLFVLTTVCFIVEVWALIDCLSRQPQAFLSAGKRTKNFWLLLTALSAVIGFLGLRPPLGNGTLGYTALFIAIPAFIYMADVRPAVRHYRGGSNRSNRNNKSGW
- a CDS encoding FUSC family protein, yielding MPQRRITTVVERTRKRIRIRNRQGFARMRRAFVPLLIASVAAGISFWAAGLVLGHEFPFFAPVAVWACLGYTHERSVRRVAEMGIGVSLGVALGETFAIWVGAGPWQIGFVLFCAVMMARYIDSGALLASQAAVQGIVMVGLPAAALGSQFEGGFSRWTDALVGAVVATIVAAVTPIDPRHNLRATAQAATVQLARTLELTAAALRSGNPEDSSFAVNRGRASQGVIDDFQSEIDAAIETAQIAASARKYRSELASLNRTMVLVDRAIRSVRVVARRASSTPVTARSAFVADLLDEFALASLELGNALLLGQDPKVARELLRSVAARTSPGPIGEEYWHAQALILVLRSAVVDLAEAAGMEAQDARDALAEM
- a CDS encoding glycine cleavage T C-terminal barrel domain-containing protein; this translates as MPEQAYISPLLSRHGAVAGAGVDSGVAWHYGDPTAEQRALARGAGVVDLSHYEVVTVSGPDRLSWLHSLTSADLTNLAPRTSTELLLLDAQGHIEHSAGVVDDGETTWLITEPGRAEGLAAWLTKMKFMLRVEIANVTEQWATLGEPINAEGTEGETITWRDPWPHVGEGGTRYGIAEDEHPGAMRPWRLVLVPRAELAAQVKEREASGWTLAGTWASEALRIEAWRPRLVLDVDHKSIPHELDWLRTAVHLHKGCYRGQETVARVHNLGRPPRRLVMLHLDGSGHILPEIGAEVNLDERVIGHVTSVARHHEMGPIALALVKRNADTEADVLVSCDGEDVAGGQEVIVPSEGTSVDRPGARGSTSREARSKNSNLSGAMGNFL
- a CDS encoding FABP family protein translates to MAFEFPQDIAPELYPLAWLVGTWRGEGVLEYPGIDKAVLTQEITFDHDGGPYLRYVSTIKSLGDGSGEPHVWSTETGYWRVAPEPHEGIKEGQTSLEVLLADPAGRVTVYIGAAGDGRVDLVSDVIARTTTGAEVSASSRMYGNVAGELMWVHSIAAFGNPLQSYVSAQLARVEKE
- a CDS encoding DsrE family protein, producing MSTQTLVIKSTAGFNAPETTNQAFTVAAAAIAAGVDVSVWLTGDSAFLGLPGRAQEIELEHAADLADLIEIVVSAGQLTVCTQCAVRRGIDQEDLLPGVRIAGAPAFVEEVMAPGAKALVY
- a CDS encoding response regulator transcription factor, producing MTELLLLSPSAISAAEVLPALQWLGHHVLVRPMATFSVTHLGPAQIILLDARQDLALARKTGQLLRTAQAPVALIFVLTEGGLLAVSPDWGGDDFLLTGASPAEVEARLRLARTHGTNESAADAPEELATGELFINASSYTARLRGAPLDLTYKEFELLKYLMAHPGRVFTRTQLLQEVWGYDYYGGTRTVDVHVRRLRAKLGVEYEQIIGTVRNVGYRFDPPGEKRALDTSIQPVEVSEEDRIPG
- a CDS encoding alpha/beta hydrolase, coding for MNHDYSEVLIDGPWRHEFVSANGSRFHVALAGPQERTAPLVVLLHSFPQFWWAWRHQIPALADAGYRVAAIDMRGSGASDKPPHGYDIATRTRDVAGVIRSLGAKSATIIGHGLGGSTAWAMPTLQPAVTQAVGALSAPHPARLHTSLQQAMTRKARAQIAYLRLPVVPERMIIKEDFLEGILKEWSGTDWSPEVLETYLHALRIPFAAHNSLEQLRWCTRPLNSAVGRRYLSAVRSPISVPALQLHGSRDGLFRVEHATTDSSALCLNLRSEVVGTAGHFLAEEKPELVNSILLDWLGTHTPTTPQPLAE
- the nth gene encoding endonuclease III; protein product: MAVQDQSSRTALVRRARKIYRELGELHPDAHCELDFTTPLELLVATVLSAQSTDKSVNLITPHLFSRFPDAQGYAEASIDELEEIIRPTGFFRPKARALQGIGQELVTNHGGEVPNTQAELVKLPGVGRKTANVVLGDAFGVPGITVDTHVGRLVRRWQWTSETDPVKVEVAVGDLFPKKDWTLLSHRIIFHGRRVCFARRPACGACPIANWCPSYGDGETDPDKAAKLLKL
- a CDS encoding Crp/Fnr family transcriptional regulator; this translates as MDESEQRALLSSMTKVELNRGEVLFDEGENGESLYIIEEGKIKLGSSSGDGRENLLAILGPGEMFGELSLFDPGPRSLGASAVSDSVLYELEHSALVAAIEENPGVAKHLLTALARRLRRTNEALADLVFSDVPGRVAKALLDLSKRFGERVDEGVRVAHDLTQEELAQLVGASRETVNKALADFAGRGWVRREGRAVVLLDIDRLARRAR
- a CDS encoding RidA family protein, which encodes MGNVTSRLAELGITLPAVAAPVASYVPAVRTGNQVWTSGQLPFIDGKLAASGKLGSAPTSVTVEQGAELARVSALNALAAVGALVGGVDKITRVLKVVGFVASDPDFTAQPAVINGASNVLVEIFGDAGIHARSAVGVAVLPLDAPVEVEIVVEVEAG
- a CDS encoding transglycosylase domain-containing protein; this encodes MSNSVPDSVNSMPGSNSQQPEIVALNRSRHTLNPFQLVGLVAVFLLLSILGGVLTAGLVVPLAAGASVGTKTVTDTFYELPTILDIDQPSQSSKIYASDGKTLLASYYAENRLVVPLEDISPHMQNAVVATEDQRFWSHGGVDIRGTARALVTNVVTDDSSGQGGSTLTQQYVKNVLINKATRENDIAAINAAREGTMSRKAREAKLAINVEKSMTKEEILNNYLNIAPFGSKVYGVETAANYYFGKSAKDLSIVEAATIAGITQRPSLYDPSLNPEKNETRRNIVLGLMYQQGYITKAEYDEAIATKVEDTLNLQKLTNGCEGAGRNGFFCDYVTKVIMSDPVFGETEEDRLSLLYRGGLEIVTTLDLNQQKIAYDTLRADVPVDNKYGIASALSAIEPGTGQIKVMTQNRDYQAGAIDKKDLTRTAVNYNTGNSMGGSNGFQPGSTFKVFVLAEWLKKGHTLNETVDATKRTWRQNSFNSSCASFSRNSTYAPGNSDGLGTGRRSALQATATSINTAYVAMLSELDLCNVADTALAVGFKPSVTVTDPDVVIRNGIKIIPSMVLGSQETAPLDMANAYATFAAGGVHCNPIAITKVTSREGEELPVPQANCQQVIDTPTANAVTYALTKVVSGSGGAPNARLAGGRPAAGKTGTTNDNIAAWFVGYTPQLSTAIWMGNPEGNKTKMVNVTINGKYYRRVYGSSVAAPMWKKFMDGALKDEPKTGFPKISSDKLGRVEVPKPDPAKEDDKKSSSNSKDKKSSSKDKKSESKSDKKPAKDDKKDD